A stretch of the Panthera uncia isolate 11264 chromosome D1, Puncia_PCG_1.0, whole genome shotgun sequence genome encodes the following:
- the LOC125933845 gene encoding olfactory receptor 4S2-like, producing MENNVTEFIFMGLSQNEKVQQLCFFLFLLFYMTLMTGNFLIIMTIQRSPNLNSPMYFFLSFLSFVDICYSSVTAPKLIIDSQAKVKSISFVGCMVQLFFCHLFGCTEIFILTVMAYDRYVAICKPLRYMTIMDRKVCSILVVTCWLGGFVHSFIQTILTVQLPFCGPNLIDHYFCDVHPLLKLACTETHMVGLIVIANSGMISLSCFVTLMGSYIVILLSFKTRSSEGRRKALSTCASHITVVILFFVPCLFIYLRPSTTFTEDKMVAVFYTIITPMLNPLIYTLRNTEVKNAMKRLWVGRLLDRNKRDSGVKLSGAGIACIVPVSERVAGNKSVITS from the coding sequence ATGGAAAATAATGTTACAGAATTTATCTTCATGGGTCTTTCCCAAAATGAGAAAGTGCAGCAACTATGCTTCTTTCTGTTCTTACTCTTCTACATGACACTCATGACTGGAAATTTTCTCATTATAATGACTATTCAAAGGAGTCCCAATCTCAACTCTCCAATGTACTTCTTCCTCAGCTTCCTATCCTTTGTCGACATCTGCTACTCCTCTGTTACAGCCCCCAAGCTGATTATTGATtcccaagccaaagtcaagagcatCTCCTTTGTTGGTTGTATGGTCCAGCTCTTCTTCTGCCATCTGTTTGGCTGCACAGAGATCTTTATTCTCACAGTGATGGCCTATGACAGGTACGTGGCTATCTGTAAGCCTCTGCGCTATATGACCATCATGGACCGGAAGGTCTGCTCTATACTGGTGGTAACCTGTTGGTTAGGAGGGTTTGTGCATTCCTTCATCCAGACCATCCTCACTGTACAACTGCCGTTCTGTGGCCCCAACCTGATTGACCACTACTTCTGTGATGTCCACCCTTTACTGAAGCTGGCTTGCACAGAGACACACATGGTGGGGCTCATTGTGATAGCTAACAGTGGCATGATTTCACTGAGCTGCTTTGTCACTCTTATGGGCTCTTACATTGTCATCTTGCTTTCCTTTAAGACCCGCTCATCAGAGGGGAGGCGCAAGGCCCTGTCTACATGTGCTTCCCACATCACAGTGGTGATCTTGTTCTTTGTCCCCTGCCTCTTCATCTACCTAAGGCCTTCCACCACTTTTACTGAGGACAAGATGGTGGCTGTGTTTTATACCATCATCACACCCATGTTAAACCCTCTGATCTACACCCTGAGAAACACAGAGGTGAAAAATGCCATGAAAAGACTGTGGGTCGGGAGGTTGTTGGACAGAAATAAGAGGGACTCCGGTGTGAAGCTTAGTGGGGCTGGTATAGCCTGCATTGTACCAGTTTCCGAAAGGGTTGCTGGAAACAAGTCAGTCATCACCTCTTAA